One segment of Panthera leo isolate Ple1 chromosome A3, P.leo_Ple1_pat1.1, whole genome shotgun sequence DNA contains the following:
- the PLAGL2 gene encoding LOW QUALITY PROTEIN: zinc finger protein PLAGL2 (The sequence of the model RefSeq protein was modified relative to this genomic sequence to represent the inferred CDS: inserted 1 base in 1 codon), producing MTTFFTSXPPWIQDAKQEEEVGWKLVPRPRGREAESQVKCQCEISGTPFSNGEKLRPHSLPHPEQRPYSCPQLHCGKAFASKYKLYRHMATHSAQKPHQCMYCDKMFHRKDHLRNHLQTHDPNKEALHCSECGKNYNTKLGYRRHLAMHAASSGDLSCKVCLQTFESTQALLEHLKAHSRRVAGGAKEKKHPCDHCDRRFYTRKDVRRHLVVHTGRKDFLCQYCAQRFGRKDHLTRHVKKSHSQELLKIKTEPVDMLGLLSCSSTVSVKEELSPVLCMASRDVMGAKAFPGMLPMGMYGAHIPTMPSTGMPHSLVHNTLPMGMSYPLESSPISSPAQLPPKYQLGSTSYLPDKLPKVEVDSFLAELPGSLSLSSAEPQPASPQPAAAAALLDEALLTKSPANLSEALCAANVDFSHLLGFLPLNLPPCNPPGATGGLVMGYSQAEAQPLLTTLQAQPQDSPGAGGPLNFGPLHSLPPVFTSGLSTTTLPRFHQAFQ from the exons ATGACCACATTTTTCACCA GTCCCCCCTGGATTCAAGATGcaaagcaggaggaggaagtgggCTGGAAACTAGTTCCCAGGCCTCGGGGCCGGGAGGCGGAGAGTCAAGTGAAGTGCCAATGCGAAATCTCGGGGACGCCCTTCTCAAATGGGGAGAAGCTGAGGCCTCACAGCCTCCCCCATCCAGAGCAGAGACCGTATAGCTGCCCTCAGCTGCACTGTGGCAAGGCTTTTGCCTCCAAGTACAAGCTGTATAG GCACATGGCCACCCACTCAGCCCAGAAACCCCACCAGTGTATGTACTGTGATAAGATGTTTCACCGCAAGGACCATCTGCGGAACCACCTGCAGACCCATGACCCCAACAAAGAGGCCCTTCACTGTTCTGAGTGCGGTAAGAATTACAATACGAAGCTAGGCTACCGGCGCCACCTGGCTATGCATGCCGCCAGCAGCGGTGACCTCAGCTGCAAGGTGTGCCTGCAGACCTTTGAGAGTACCCAGGCCCTGCTAGAGCACCTGAAGGCCCACTCACGCCGAGTAGCAGGTGGTGCCAAGGAGAAGAAGCACCCCTGTGACCACTGTGACCGGCGGTTCTATACTCGTAAGGATGTGCGGCGGCACCTGGTGGTGCACACAGGCCGGAAGGACTTCCTGTGCCAGTACTGTGCCCAGCGGTTTGGCCGCAAGGACCACCTGACACGTCATGTCAAGAAGAGCCACTCGCAGGAGTTGCTCAAAATCAAGACAGAGCCAGTGGACATGTTAGGCCTCCTCAGCTGCAGCTCCACAGTCAGTGTGAAGGAAGAGCTGAGCCCTGTGCTATGCATGGCCTCTCGGGACGTGATGGGGGCCAAGGCCTTCCCTGGCATGTTGCCCATGGGCATGTATGGCGCCCACATCCCTACCATGCCCAGCACGGGCATGCCACACTCCCTGGTGCACAACACGCTGCCCATGGGTATGAGCTACCCCCTGGAATCCTCACCTATCTCTTCCCCAGCTCAGCTTCCTCCAAAATACCAGCTTGGATCTACCTCATACTTGCCCGACAAATTGCCCAAAGTGGAGGTGGATAGTTTTCTGGCGGAGCTTCCTGGAAGCCTGTCTCTCTCGTCCGCTGAACCCCAGCCCGCCTCACCTCAGCCGGCGGCAGCTGCGGCCCTCCTAGATGAAGCACTGCTCACCAAGAGCCCCGCCAACCTCTCTGAGGCCCTCTGCGCTGCTAATGTGGACTTCTCCCACTTACTGGGCTTTCTTCCACTCAACCTACCCCCGTGTAACCCACCCGGGGCCACCGGAGGCCTGGTCATGGGCTACTCCCAGGCCGAGGCCCAGCCCTTACTCACCACTTTGCAAGCTCAGCCTCAAGATTCCCCGGGAGCTGGCGGACCACTGAACTTTGGACCTCTGCACTCCTTGCCTCCTGTCTTCACCTCTGGCCTGAGCACCACCACCCTGCCTCGTTTCCACCAGGCATTCCAGTAG